The Mycolicibacterium mucogenicum DSM 44124 genomic sequence CGCCTTCGACCGGTTGACGCAGGTCCGTGAGACGCAGGCCCGGCAGTTCGCCGTCCAGGTCACCAATCTGAAGAACGCGCTGCTCATCTACACCAGCGGGCCCGCGATGGCCGAAGCCGTGCAGGCCTTCAGCACCGGATTCAACGAATTGGCCAATGCCACAATCGATCCCGCTGAGCAGAACGCAATCGTCGATTACTACAACCAGGAACTGATCAACCCGGTCGAACGCGCGACGGGCGCCAAGTTGAACCTCAACGTGCTGTTGCCGTCGTCCAACGCGGCCAAGTACCTGCAGGCCCGGTACACCGTCGCCGCGGCTCGGCCGAACGGCCCGCCGCCGCCGCCCGATCCCACCGCCTGGGGCGCCGCCGCCAACCGCTACAACCTGTTCTTCCAAGAGGTCGTGCGGTTGTTCGGCTACGGCGACGCCCTGTTGATCGATGCCGCCGGCAATGTCGTCTACTCAGCCAAGAAGCGCGCGGACCTCGGTACGAACGTCCTGTCCGGCCCGTACCAACAGGGCAACCTGCACGACGCCTACGCCAAGGCGATGGGCGCCGACCGCGTCGGGTACGTCGCCATCACCGACTACCAGACCTATCACCCGGCCGCCGACCACCCCATCGCCTGGATGGCAGCGCCGGTCGTTTCGGGCGGGCGCACCGTGGGAGTGGTGGCACTGCAGTTCCCGATCTCCGGGCTGAATGATCTGATGACCTTCAACGGCAAGTGGCAGGCGAACGGTCTGGGCGCCACTGGCGAAACCTATCTCGCCGGGACCGACGACCTCATGCGGTCGAATTCGCGCGTCTTCGAGGAGAATCGGCAGACCTATCAACGCGACGTCGTCGCGGCCGGGACACCGGCCGAGCTGGCGGAGCGGGCCGTCCGGCTCGGCGGTACCACGCTGATACAGCCCGTCGGTGGAGCCGCCACCCGCGCGGCGCAGCGCGGACAGTCGGGGGTCCTCATCGCCACCGACTACCTCGGCCAGGAGACGCTGCAGTCATATGCGCCCGTGACCGTCGGTCCCGACGTCAATTGGTCGATCGTCGCGAAGATCAACACCGCGGAAGCCTTTGCGCCCGAACGTGTCTTCACCCGAACCATGGGCGTGGCCGTGACCGCGATCGTCATCCTGGACTGCCTGGCCGCCATGGCGCTCGCGCAACTGTTCGTACGGCCCATCCGACGGCTCGAGGCCGGTGCCCAGAAAGTCAGCAGGGGCGACTACGACGCGATGATCCCGGTGCGGACGCGCGACGAATTCGGGGATCTGACCAAGACATTCAACGACATGAGCCGGCTGCTCGGCATCAAGGACGACCTGCTGCGCCGCGAACGCCGGGAGAACGCCCAGCTGCTGCGCTCGCTGATGCCCGAATCGGTCATCGAGCGGTACCGCAACGGCGAGGAGACCATCAGCGAGAACCACCAGGACGTCGCGGTGCTCTTCGCCGACATCGACGGCCTCGACGCGCTCTCCAGTGCGCTGCCGGCCGACGAATTCCTCACCGTGGTCAACGAATTGGTCCGCCAGTTCGACGACGCCGCCGAACGCAGCGGGGTCGAGCCGGTGCGCATCCTGCGCAACGGCTACACGGCGAGCTGCGGTTTGAACGTGCCCCGGCTGGACAACGTCGAGCGCATCGTCAACTTCGCCATCGAGTTGCAGCGCATCGTGGCCCGCCTCAACGACGAGGACAATCTGCAGCTCGGTTTCCGGGCCGGCATCGACACCGGCACCGTCACCAGCGGCCTGGTGGGCGGCGCCACCATGATGTACGACATGTGGGGCAGCGCAGTCGATTTGGCCTACCAGATTCAGGCCGGCGGCGCCGAGCCCGGGATCTACATCACCGGGCGGGTGTACGACGCCGTGCACGACACCCACCGGTTCACACCGGCCGGGCAGCACACGGTCGACGACGTCGAAGAGCCCATCTGGCGACTGGCCGGGCGGCGGTAGACCGTGTACTCCTCCGGTTCGTCATGGTTCCTGTGGGTCGCAGCCATCGCCATCGGGCTACCGGTCGGCCTGATCGTCCTGACCGAGTGGCGCCGCTCCCTGATCCGCCGGCACAGCCCGCTCGCCGCGCCCGTCGGGCTCCTGCGCACGTATGTGCTCCCCGTGATCGCCGTCCTGTTGCTGATGCTCAAGGTCGCCGTCGTCCCCGCCCGCGACGTTCCCATCCGGATCGTGGCGACCGTCCTGGTGTTCCTGGTGCTGCTGCTGGTGCTGTCCGCCTTGAGCAACACGATGTTCGCGAACGCCCCGGAAACCTCGTGGCGCAGCCGCATCCCGCGCATCTTCCTCGACGTGGCCCGGATGGTGCTCATCATCCTGGGCTTGGCGGTGATCTCCCGCTATATCTGGGGCAGCAATATCAAGGGCGTCTTCACCGCGGTCGGTGTCAGCTCCGTGGTCCTCGGCCTCATGCTGCAGCATTCCGTCGGGCAGATCGTGTCCGG encodes the following:
- a CDS encoding adenylate/guanylate cyclase domain-containing protein, yielding MVNPPPEDREEVATAADDSPSTTGDAPTTEVRLRRVRGRFSIQSKLITMLLAASIVSAAIVGFIGYQTGQASLRNAAFDRLTQVRETQARQFAVQVTNLKNALLIYTSGPAMAEAVQAFSTGFNELANATIDPAEQNAIVDYYNQELINPVERATGAKLNLNVLLPSSNAAKYLQARYTVAAARPNGPPPPPDPTAWGAAANRYNLFFQEVVRLFGYGDALLIDAAGNVVYSAKKRADLGTNVLSGPYQQGNLHDAYAKAMGADRVGYVAITDYQTYHPAADHPIAWMAAPVVSGGRTVGVVALQFPISGLNDLMTFNGKWQANGLGATGETYLAGTDDLMRSNSRVFEENRQTYQRDVVAAGTPAELAERAVRLGGTTLIQPVGGAATRAAQRGQSGVLIATDYLGQETLQSYAPVTVGPDVNWSIVAKINTAEAFAPERVFTRTMGVAVTAIVILDCLAAMALAQLFVRPIRRLEAGAQKVSRGDYDAMIPVRTRDEFGDLTKTFNDMSRLLGIKDDLLRRERRENAQLLRSLMPESVIERYRNGEETISENHQDVAVLFADIDGLDALSSALPADEFLTVVNELVRQFDDAAERSGVEPVRILRNGYTASCGLNVPRLDNVERIVNFAIELQRIVARLNDEDNLQLGFRAGIDTGTVTSGLVGGATMMYDMWGSAVDLAYQIQAGGAEPGIYITGRVYDAVHDTHRFTPAGQHTVDDVEEPIWRLAGRR